The DNA region GAGGTCCGGACCGTGACCGGCTTCTGGCCGGTCTACTCGACCGCCTTCATGGCGGTCTTCATCAGCGAGTGGGGCGACCTGACGCAGATCACCACCGCGAACCTCGCCGCGAGCAACGGCACGTGGTCGACGGCCGTCGGCGCGGCCGCCGCCCTGATGTCCGTGTCCGCGCTGGCCCTGCTGGCGGGGCGTTTCATCGCCAAGCGGATCCCGCTGAAGACCGTGCAGCGTATCGGCGGCCTCTGCATGCTGGCCCTCGCGATCTGGTCGGTCGTCGAGATCTTCACGGGCTGACGCGGACGGCCCCTCTTCACGGGCGGACACGGGCGGCTCCGGAGGGCCCCGGCTGATCTCCGCGGGCCGGTCGCCGGCGGCCGGTCCGGGCCCGGAGCCGGCCTCAGAACAGGGTCGGCGTCCCGTCGTGCGCCCTTCGTTCGAAGGCGAGCAGCCGCTGCTTGCGCTCCAGCCCGCCGCCGTATCCCG from Streptomyces sp. B1I3 includes:
- a CDS encoding TMEM165/GDT1 family protein, whose protein sequence is MHLDPLAILTAFGLIFLAELPDKTMFASLAMGTRMRPLYVWFGTSSAFVVHVAIAVGAGGLIGLLPGWIVKLVSAALFAFGAFMLLRSGGGDEDEGQEVRTVTGFWPVYSTAFMAVFISEWGDLTQITTANLAASNGTWSTAVGAAAALMSVSALALLAGRFIAKRIPLKTVQRIGGLCMLALAIWSVVEIFTG